The genomic region ACGTGATCTCCAGAACTCAAAAATGCCATTAATGAGGTGCTAACTGCGGCCATTCCACTTCCAAAGATCAAAGCAGCTTCTCCGTGTTCCAGTGCAGCCATCTTTTTAGCAAGGGCTACCTGGTTTGGAGTATTAAAATACCTGGGGTAACGCTTGGTTTCCACATCTTCAAATGCGTAAGACGTTGCCATATAAAGTGGTGAAACCGCTCCCTTGAACTGAGTATCTTCAAGTTCTCCAGCATGCGTACATATCGTATTGATTCCTTTAGAATCGCTCATAATTTAGATTTCAATATTGAGCTCCTAAGGTACTAAGAATTCTTTGAAAGCAATGGACTACAGGAAACTTGACCTACGTCAATTCAGCACGTTAAGAATAGTTAAACCTGTATAGAACTTCACTTACAGCAATTATAATTTGAGTAACTTTCAACAAAAGAGATAAAATGAAAAATGTAAAAGCTTACGGCGCAAAGAGGAATGATGCAGATCTTAATATGATGGAAATCGAACGCAGGGATATCCTTGCAAATGATGTGAAGATCGAAATAGATTATTGTGGAGTTTGTCATAGTGATATACACCAGGTTAGAAATGATTGGGGCAATAGTAAATATCCAGTGGTTCCAGGCCATGAAATCATTGGTCGCGTAGTAGAAGTTGGAGCAGATGTTGAGAACTTTAAGCAGGGTGATCTTGTTGGAGTTGGATGTATGGTAGACTCTTGCCAGGAATGTAAATCTTGTGAAGATGGTCTTGAGCAATATTGTGAGAATGGAATGACCGCTACCTATAATGGTAAGGATGAACATTTAGGCGGCCACACTTTTGGCGGATATTCTGAAATGGTGGTGGTACGCGAAAAATTTGTCCTGAAGGTTCCTGAAAACCTGGATACAAAGGCAGTTGCGCCATTATTGTGTGCAGGTATTACAACATGGTCTCCACTTAGACAATGGAATGTAAAAAAAGGTGATAAAGTTGGAGTTGTTGGACTGGGAGGTCTTGGACATATGGGGGTTAAGTTTGCCCACGCATTAGGAGCTCACGTTGTGATGATCACTACCTCTCCTGCTAAAGCCGAAGATGCTAAATCCCTTGGTGCAGATGAAGTTCTTATCTCGAAGGATGAAGCAGAAATGAAGAAACATGCCAATTCATTCGATTTTATTCTGAATACAGTTCCTGTTGGACATGATACAAATCCTTATGTTGCTTTACTGAAAAGAGATGCGACAATGACATTAGTTGGTGCGATCGATGAAGTAGATATTCATGGTGGCGGACTTATTATGGGAAGAAAAAGACTTGCAGGTTCACTAATTGGCGGAATCAAAGAAACTCAGGAAATGCTTGATTTCTGTGGAGAGCATAATATTGTTTCAGATATTGAAATGATCGATATGGACTCTATTAATACTGCTTTTGACAGAGTTGTAAAATCTGATGTTAAGTATAGATTTGTAATCGATATGAAATCATTAAAGAATTAAATATGAGCCTACTATCCTCATTGCTTGGTAATGCCGGCGCTATAGAGAATTCAGTTATTCAGGAGAAATATGGCAAATTGCTGATTGATTCTGAAGAAGTTATAGCTGGATTCAAAATCATTCGAGATACTTTTATTTTTACCAACAAACGACTGATCATTGTAGATGTGCAGGGATTAACCGGAAGTAAGATTGAATATTTCTCGGTGCTATATAAAAGTATAACACGTTTTAGCGTGGAAACTGCAGGAAGTTTTGATCTGGATGCAGAACTTAAGATTTGGATTTCCGGGGAACAATCACCCAGTATTTCTAAGAAATTCAATAAGAAAGTTGATATCTATGAAGTTCAGAAATTGCTGGCTGAGTATACTTTATAGGACAGGATAGTTAGAAATTTATAGGAAAAGCCACTGAGAATCTCAGTGGCTTTTTTTTTATGTAAAGGTTTAAGCTTCCTGATCCAGCCTGTTCTCTTTTTCCTTCCTTTGCCATGGAAATCTGCCTTCAATCTCCAATTCAATGGAAAAACTCAAAAATGTTCTTATCAGGACGATGATCCCTAAAGAAATAACCTCATCAAGTGTAGGTTTTGTTACTACGGTTGCTATAATATCTGCAGCAACCAGGATTTCAAGTCCAAGCAGAATAGCTTTTCCCAATTCCTGTCTCAATAATTTATAAGATCTGACTCCTTTACTTTGCTTTGCCAGTATATATTTGAATAATGCTACGATTGTTCCCAGGAGTATTACCGCTACTCCGGTTACTTCTATAAACTTTGCCGCATACTCGATATACAAACTTATATGTTCCATAAACTATTCTTCTGAAGATAATTTTTTATAAACTCCGTTAGTCCAGCCAAACCCATCCTGGGTTGGATATTCCCCTCCTCCACTTTCCTTGGAAAGGTCGATTACATTATACTTCTCCGTCATCTTATAGGTTCGGTTGTAAACTGCGCTGTTTACATCAAGCCATCTTGTTTTTATTTCTTCGGATAGTTCCAGATGCTTATAATTCCGTAGTCCCTCAATAGTGACCCACTGCAATGGAGCCCAGCCATTTGGTGCATCCCATTGCTGTCCGGTACTATATGGCGTGGTTACAACTCCTCCAGGTTTAAGAAAATCTTCTTTGATCCTTGTAGCCACTTTGCCGGCTTGCTGTTCATCTGCGATCTGGAAGAATAAAGGATACATTGCTGCCAAGGATAGATTTCCGGTGAATTCCTGCTTTTCAAAATTGTAATCCTGGAAGAATTCTTTCTTAGGATCCCAGAAGTAGTTTTTAATAGCCTGCCGTCTATCTTCAGCCAGCTTCGCATAAGTAGCCGACATTTCCTTTCTTTCCGCAATTTTGGCTGCCCTGGAAATGGTCCTTTCCAGTTGATAAAGCAACGAATTTAGATCAACCGGAAGGATCGAAGTAGTTTGAATACTCGAAAGATTAAACTCATTTCGCTCATTTTTTACCAGCCATCTGCTTGAATAATCCCATCCAGATTCTGCACCTGCTCTTAAATCACGATAAATATCTTCTTTCTTGAGCATTGGATTAGTCTTCAATGCAATTTCTGCAGTTTCTACATCTTCACGGTAGCTTTCTGGCCTTGGAGTAGCGAATTCATCATAGTAGCGGTTCAAAATAGTCCCATCCTTCAATTTAACAACTCTATTAGTAGCATTACCTGGTTTTAGTTCTTTACTTCCATTCATCCAGAACTTATGCTCTTGTTCCAGTACATCTAGAAATTCCGCATAAACCTGCTCACCTTCAATATCAGCCAGAATATCGACCATAAGCGAAAAGAATGGTGGTTGAGATCTTCCGAGGTAATAGGTACGATTCCCATTCGGAATAAAGCCGAGTTCATCTATGAGGAATGCAAAATTTTCTACCATGTTCCTGATGACCTCATTTTCACCATCTAACTGCAATCCCAACATCGTAAAGTAACTATCCCAGTAATAAACTTCACGAAATCTACCACCCGGCACTATATAATCATTTGGCAGCGGAATAAGGGTTCCCGAAATACTATCATTTGCAGGCCTTTTCAAGACTTCCCATAAACTCTTTATGTGCATACCTATCTCCAAACTATCGCTTTTAAAATGCAGATCGGCTTCAGGAATACTGAAGTGTTGATCCAGAAAAGTTTTCATTCCCTTAACGGTAGTATCTTCCAGCATATCATATCGTTGCCTGATAAGACCTACACTATATTTTGGATTCGCATCAACAAAGGTCTTGCTGTCCTCGAAAATAGCCCGGGTTTGTGCATCATAGAATAAATTTCCGTAGAGTTCGGCTGGTGGTAGTATAGTAATTTCCTTGCCATCGTGGACGACAACTGGATCTGGACTGGACTTGCAGCTGTTGAATGCAATTAATAAGCATAGCAGGCATAACTTAAAATATCTTCGGAAGTTCATATAATATGTTTAAGATCTATAAATATAAAGAAATTGATTACTGAAAAGCCTGGCTACTCAAAGCTTCTTTATATTTTTGATCTATAACTAATGATCATGGAGATACTCAACTGGGATAAGAAATACGCGGAAGAATTCGAAAATATGAATTTACACTGGCTGAATGAATTCTTTTATGTGGAACCACATGATGAGGAGGTTTTAGGAAAACCTGAAAAATATATCATTGAGCCGGGAGGAAAGATCTTCTTTGTAAAAAAGGACAAAACTATCGTTGCCTGTGTAGCTTTAATGAAGATGGAAGATGATGTTTTCGAACTTACAAAAATGGCGGTTAAACCAGCATTTCGAGGTCATAAGATCGGACACTTTCTAATTGACCATACCATACAGTTTGCTAAAGGGAGCGGCTGGAAAAAATTGATCATTTACTCTAATCGAAAACTGGAAAACGCTATTCATTTATATCGCAAATATGGATTCGAAGAAATTCCTATTGAAGAAAATAATCCTTACGCTCGTGGGGATATTAAAATGTCATTAATCCTTTCATAATTCTTTATTAAACCAAATAGCTAAAGTCATGTCTGGCCTTATCTTAGGCTAAAAATTGACTATGAAAAATGTAGCTACTCTAATTGCCGCAGGCTTATTGCTTGTTGGTTGTAAAGATCAGGGGAATGAAAAGAATAAGATGATGAATGACACTCTTGCAGAGAACAATGCAGAGATGAGTCAGACGCCTTTTCAGGAGACCATGGATCTTAAAATCGAACCTATTTCCCATGCCACTGCAGTTTTTAAATGGGGTGATAAAACCTTTTACACAGATCCCGTAGGTGGAGTTGAAGCTTTTAAAGGCATAGACAGACCAGATTTTATTTTGATCACAGACATACATGGAGATCATATGAATGCTGAAACGCTAAAGGCGATCGGTCTGGATAGTGTAACTGTAATTGTACCACAGGCCGTAAAAGATAAATTACCCGAAGATCTGAAGGCTGTATATATAGTAATGAATAACGGAGACTCCAAAGAACTCATGGGTTTCAATATTCAGGCAATACCAATGTACAATTTACCTCAGTCTAAAGATGCAATGCACGTGAAAGGTCGTGGGAATGGATATATCATTGAGAATAACGGGAAGAGACTATATATTTCCGGTGATACTGAGGATATTCCGGAAATGAGAAATCTAAAGAATATCGATGTTGCATTAGTGTCTATGAATCTACCTTATACCATGCCAGTAGATCGTGCAGCAAAAGGTGTCCTGGCTTTCACGCCTAAAAAAGTAATTCCATACCATTACCGTGGTAAAAATGGACTTTCTGATGTTGAAGGATTTAAGAAATTAGTAAACGAAGGAAATTCTGATATTGACGTGGAACTAATGAACTGGTATCCGGAAAGATCGAAGTAGAAGATTTCTGGAAACAGGAAGTCGCTCTTCAGATTAATACGCTTGAAATTTTTGTAAAATTTTTAGTTGGCTAACACAAATTCAACAATTATTTCATCAAGCTAGAACATTAATCTGGGAAGCGACTTTTAAGTTATTGATTCTCATATTATTAAATATAAGGTTTCCTCTCTATTTAGAACGAATCTTTTTTAACTCAATTGTCCGCAACCAGTAATTTTTAGAAAACTTTATGATTTAGCGGTTTTAAGATCTGAACTTTTCATTGCAATAAATTGACTGTCTAAATCTCTAATACCCAGGTTCTATCCTACTTTAATGAAAATAAGTTTTATTATGCATCAGGGAATAGAACTAGATACTCAAAAATGAAATCGGGAACTATGACATTACTTTAAGTAAAACAATTCATAGCGCAGAACATAATGAAACAAAAAAACCCGGCCAGTTGGCCGGGTTTTTTTGTAATATGAATTAGTTACTAGGAAAGTACTTCCTGAACTTTGTCTGCCGCTTCCTGGAATTGTACCGCGCTGTAAACTTTAAGTCCACTATTATCGATAAGTTCCTTAGCAATATCTGCATTTGTTCCTTGCAATCTTACGATGATTGGCACATTCATAGCGTCTCCCATATTCTTGGAAGCGTCTACAATACCCTGGGCAACACGGTCACATCTTACGATTCCTCCAAAGATATTAACCAGGATTGCTTCTACTTTATCATCTTTCAAGATCAGTCTGAAAGCTTCTTCTACTCTCTTGGCATCAGCTGTTCCACCAACATCAAGGAAGTTAGCTGGCTCTCCACCTGCTTGTTTAATAAGGTCCATTGTCGCCATTGCAAGTCCTGCACCGTTTACCATACATCCAACGTTACCGTCAAGATCTACGTAGTTAAGTCCAACTTCTCTCGCTTCAACTTCAGTAGCATTCTCTTCCCGAACATCACGCATTTCAGCATAATCCTTGTGACGGAAAAGTGCATTGTCATCTAACGTTACCTTAGCATCTACTGCCATGATCTTATCATCACTCGTTTTCAACACAGGGTTGATCTCGAAAAGTGAAGAATCAGATTTTTCAAAAGCTTCATATAAAGACATTACGAATTTGGTCATTTCTTTAAATGCCTTTCCGCTAAGTCCAAGATTGAAAGCGATTCTACGCGCCTGGAATCCAAGCAATCCTGTAGAAGGATCAATCTCTTCAGTAAATATAAGGTCTGGAGTTTCTTCAGCAACAGTTTCGATATCCATTCCACCTTCTGTAGAATACATGATCATGTTACGTCCGGTGGCTCTGTTTAAAAGAACAGACATATAATATTCTTCCGGCTCACTGTCTCCAGGATAGTAAACATCTTCAGCAACTAAAACCTGGTGTACCTTTTTCCCTTCCGCAGAAGTTTGAGGAGTTACAAGATTCATCCCGATGATCTCTCCGGCGATTTCTTCAACTTCCTTCAGGTTTTTGGCAAGTTTTACACCACCACCTTTACCACGTCCACCAGCATGAACCTGTGCTTTGATCACATGCCATCCAGTACCGGTTTGCTCGGTAAGTGCTTTCGCAGCATCTACTGCTTCTTTAGCGTTTGTTGCTACGGTTCCACGTTGAATGCGGACTCCAAAGCTGCTCAAAATTTCTTTTCCTTGATATTCGTGTATATTCATAATCAGCTATTTCTTCTGTATTTATTATGGAAAGCAAAAGTAACAAATACATACTATTGTACCAATCTTTTTTGAGCTTCTTAACGATAGGCTAATAGTCGGAAATTCTTATGCTACAGGGCTTTTAGAATATCTTCGGAAAAACGAAAAGGTTATCGCAGAAAACTGAAGTAAATCTGGTGAGACTTTCAATTCTCAACTAAATTTGATCTTTTAATTAATTCTCATGAAGAAGGCATTACTGGCGCTGGCAATTGGAGGTTTTGGAATAGGAATGACGGAATTTGTGATCATGGGAATTTTGCCTGAGATCGCTAATGATCTGGAAGTTTCCATCCCGGTCGCAGGACATTTTATATCGGCATATGCTCTTGGAGTAGTCGTTGGCGCTCCCCTGCTTACCATCTTCGGAAATAAATGGCCGCCTCAAAAGACACTTTTAGGTTTGATGCTATGGTTTACCATATTCAATACGCTTTCAGCTTTTGCAGATTCCTACGAGCTTTTAATGCTCGCCAGGTTCCTATCCGGTCTACCTCATGGTGCATTCTTCGGAATTGGCGCCGTGGTGGCTGGAAAACTCGCCCGTCCCGGGAAAGAAGCTCAGGCCATCGCAATGATGTTCACCGGGCTAACAGTGGCCAACGTGATCGGGGTTCCACTTGGGACCTGGTTAGGACAGAACTTCAGCTGGGGAATCGCATTTCTCGCAGTTGGTGTGGTTGGGATTTGTGCAATCCTGAGTATCAGATTCTGGATGCCGGAAGTGAAAATTGCCAATGCCGGCGGAATGAAAGAAGAATTAAGATTACTTCGGAAACCAGAACTCTGGATGGTTATCCTTCTAACAACTATTGGAACTGGTGGCTTTTTCGCCTGGTACAGCTATATAGCTCCGCTAATTACAGATGTTGCCGGTCATTCTGAAAATGTTGTTAGTTATGCGATGATCCTTGCCGGTCTGGGAATGGTCGCCGGAAACTTTCTGGGTGCGAAACTGGCTGAGATGTTCAGTCCGATCAAAGCAGTTATTATTGCACTGATCCTGATGGTTACCGCGCTTCTAGTAAATACTTTTGTTGCTTACGACCAAATTGGAGTACTCATTACCACGTTCATTATTCCTGTAATTGCATTTTGTATCGCCACACCTATACAAATGGCCGTCATCAATACTGCGAAAGGCTCTGAGATGCTTGGTTCTTCGCTTAATCAAAGTGCTTTTAACATGGGAAATGCCAGTGGAGCCTATCTTGCCGGTCTACCTATCGCTTACGGGTACGGAATTGTATCTGCTCAATACGTAGGAGCTGCCATGGCTGGAATCGGAATTATTATAGGTATTGGAGTCATCTATATGCGAAAGAAACAGGCTGATCTTCAAACTGCCTGATAGGAGTACACATATTTAACAAAAGGTATAAATTGGTTATATTTAAATTTGATCTAGGGTAACTTTTACAAAACACTGTAGTTTTACGTCAAATTAGGATTAGAAATGACACATAAGGATCTACTTTCTGTAGCAAATGATTTTGGCAGCCCGGTTTACGTCTATGATGCTGAAAAAATTACTTCTCAATATCAAAGATTAACCAATGCATTTAAGGTTGATGAACTAAGAATTCACTACGCCGTAAAAGCACTTTCCAATATTTCGATCCTTAAGTTACTTAATTCTCTGGGTTGTGGTCTGGATACCGTATCTATTCAGGAAGTGAAACTGGGAATACAAGCAGGTGTATTTCCTGAAAAGATCATTTACACTCCTAATGGTGTTTCTCTGGAAGAAATCGAGGAGGTAGTTAAACTCGGAGCCCAGATCAACATTGATAATCTTTCCATCCTGGAGCAGTTTGGAAGCAGGCATCCTGAAATTCCTGTCTGCATTCGTATTAATCCTCATGTGATGGCGGGTGGAAACTCAAAAATTTCTGTTGGGCATATTGATTCCAAATTCGGGATTAGTATTCACCAGATGCCACATTTGTTGAGAATTGTAGAAAATACAGGAATGCACATTAACGGTATTCATATGCATACTGGAAGTGATATTCTTGATATTGGAGTTTTCCTACATGCTTCAGAGATTCTTTTTGAAGCAGCAAGAAACTTTAAAGAACTTGAATTCATAGATTTTGGAAGTGGTTTCAAAGTTCCTTACCGTCCTGGCGATATAGAAACCGATATCGAAGACTTGGGCGACCAACTCACCCAGAAGTTTAAGGCTTTTTGTAAGGAATACGGCCGTGATCTAGCACTCGCTTTTGAACCTGGTAAATACCTGGTAAGTGACGCCGGGAAATTCCTGGCGAAAGTGAATGTGATCAAACAAACCACCTCAACGGTTTTTGCAGGAATCGACTCCGGGTTTAATCATTTAATCAGGCCCATGTTCTATGGATCACATCATGAAATTACCAATATTAGTAACCCGGATGCCAAGAACAGGTTCTATAGTGTCGTTGGCTATATCTGCGAAACCGATACTTTTGGAAATAACAGGCGTATCTCTGAAATAAGAGAAGGCGATATTCTTAGTTTTAGCAATGCTGGTGCTTATTGCTTTAGCATGGCGAGCAATTTCAATTCCAGATTGAGGCCTGCGGAAGTATTATGGTACAATAACATGGCTCACTTAATTAGAGAGCGTGAAGTTTTTGAAGATCTAACCAGGCATCAGATCGAACTTGATTTTGAAACTAGAGAACCGGAAGTTTCAGAAGTTCAGAATTAAACGACGTACAGGTAAATGGATATAAAATGGGAGAATGTTCCCATGAGTACGAAGACATGGAAGATAGCATGGTTAAAAGGTATTTTTTTCAGCATAAATAGGATAGCCCCTATGGTATAGGAAACTCCTCCAGCTCCCAGCCACCATAAACCTTCAGTACTCAGATTTTCTAACATGGAATTTCCGGCGAAAACGATGATCCAGCCCATCGCCACATACATAATAGTAGAGAGCAGCTGGTATTTTCCCGTAAAGAAAAATTTCAGAATTATTCCCGCCAATGCGATCAGCCAGACGGTCCAGAGTATGATATTACCAACCAGACCGGGTAAACTAATGACTGCAAATGGTGTATAGGTTCCAGCGATCAAAATATAAATTGATGCGTGATCCAGAATATTCAATCTGGCTCTCCTTTGATGGTCTTTAGCGCTATGATACAATGTACTCGCCGCATACAACAGGATCATACTGGCACCAAATACTGAGAAACTTAGAAGATAAGCGGTAGAATCAAATTCTAATGCGCGGTAGATAAGCAGGTAAAGTGCGACAATACTCAGCAAAAAGCCGATCCCGTGGGAAATTATATTCAGGCGTTCCTCTTCTGGTGAATAGTATTTAGGCTCTATGCTTTTTTCCATGGAGCAAAATTAATCTTTTTAAGAAATTCCTTCTAAAATTCTAATAGAAACCACTTATGCAGGGATTTTCACCAAGGTTACCACTCCATTTCCATCTGCCCTGTTCCTGATTTCAAAGATGTACTTGTCCTTGTACAAATTTCTCAAACGATCATCAATATTTCTTAAACCAACGCCCTTTTCAAGCAGTTCTTTGTGAGTAAGTTTTAAAGGTTCTCCATCATTTTCAACTCTAATGATCAGGTAACCTCTTTCTTCACGTATCTTAATAAGGATATGAAGATCTGTATGATCATAAGAATAACCATGCTTGATAGAGTTTTCTATCATTGGCTGTAGTAACATCGCCGGAATTTTCTTCAGCAGTAGTGATTCGTCAATTTCCTTTTCTATACTGAGATGATCTGAAAATCGAACATTCAGAATATTTAGATAATATTCCAGTATTCGGAGTTCCTCATCAAGGCTAATCCGGTTTCTGTCGCTATGGTACAGGATTTCACGTAGAAAATCGCTAAGATCTGCAATAGTATCCTTCGCTTTGTTACTATCCAAATCTGTTAATACGGCAATACTATTAAGCGTATTGAACAGAAAATGAGGTTGCAATTGTGAGGAAAGCATTCTCATCCTAGTGTTCATTAACTGACTTTCCAGTTTCAAATGTCGTTTTTCTGCCTCCTTTACCTGGCGGAGATAGTAGTAGGTGTAGATGATAAAGATCATCGCGAAATAGATGAGAAAATTCAGGTCAAGAACATAGACGAATGCGTTTACACTCTTCCGAAGATCAAATTCTGCAAGGCTTATTCTTCCTGCAAGTATGGAATAGAAATCGAAGACAAGCCTGATAATAAGACCAATTAGTAAGGAGAATAGAGTGTGTATGGAAATGATCTTTACCCATGAATAGTTCTTATTTAGAAACCTCTTTGTACTAATCGCGATGAGCGTCATATAGCTGACTACGATGATGTAATCAAAAAGCATGTTATATACAAGAAAGTCAGGCCAGCTGAAGTGTTGCATTTCCTTAGGCATAAACTCTTGCATATACGCTGTTTTTGCAATATGTATGAGGTCAAACATCAGGTAGAACCCTGCAAGTAAAAGGACCAGCTTGAAATCTATATACTTTTGTTTTAAATCATGAAGGCTCATTAGATTCCAATTTTTTCAAGAAATTCCTTCTTATGGGATTTACTTACGTGCAGTAATTTACCACAGGTCATTTTTGCATCGATCTCAGAATAATCTGAATGTATAATTTCATGTACAAAATTGAGATTTACGATCGTAGACCTGTGGATCCTGATAAAATTATGATCCAGGATGTCTTGAAGGTTGTTTAGCGATTCTCTCAGAACATGCTTTTTATCTTCTACATAAATTTCAGCATAATAACCAGATGCCTGTATATAATGTATTTCTCGAGGGTCCACCAGTGAGGTCTTATTGCCTTGTTTAACTGGAATTTTTGAAACCGAATTCAGATGCAGGTTGCTTTTAGAATATTCGTGAAATAGTTCTACGAGTCGCTTTTCAAAATTCTCTTCAGCTTCAGAAGTAGTCGTGTTCAAAACCTTTGTGATTGTTTTAAAAAATCTTTCGTCCTTAAAAGGCTTCAGAAGAAAATCAAATGCTTCCGCATCAAAGGCTTTAAGGGCATACGTGTCATAGGCCGTTACAAAAATTACGATTGGTTTAGGATCTATTTCGATCTTCTTAAGCACATCAAAACCATTCATATCTTTCATGTTAATATCCAGAAAAATAAGATCAGGCTTGTCGCGATTAATTTTTTCTATTGCAGTTTTGCCATTGGAACATTCACCTAGAATGTCTATTTGCGATACATCTTCCAGTAAGTTTAGAACACGTTTTCGGGCTAGTTCCTCATCATCGATGATTAAAGCTTTCATATAAAATGTTATTTGGCTACTACAAGTTATGATTATTTCCAATAAGTCAGATTGACTTAGCCTGTGGTAAATATTGATCTATAAGCGATTGATTCTATGATTGCTCAATAAAGGGCTATCGAACTTTATCCGACAGCCCTCTGACTAACTAACTACTAACCTATTTTTAATTACTTGCTACCGACACTCTCGAAATTGTTATCGGATCCAATTTAACCGTTCGTTTTTGATTTGCATTTTCCAGCCTGATCTTATAGATTTCTTTGTCAAGGAATTCCCCTTTTCCAGAAGCCATATATTTATTCGAGATCATCGTCCAGCCCTTATTTGAACTATAAAGTTCTGATCTTAATGCTGATGGTAAAGCAATATTTTTGAATTTCTGACTGGTTCTCTGCAACTTTCCATTTTTGTCAAATTCGGCTGCCAGATAGCCTTTGCTGCTTCTAAAAGTTACCTGATAGGTAACAAAGTTCTCTTCTGCCAGTTCTTCCAGCATCGCAGTGATATCGAGATTGGACCGCATAAAAGCGATTGGGTCTTTTTCAAATTCCCCGGAATGTTTCTCGGTTACGGCGTAAGTAAATCCATCGCCAGATTTGACAAATTTAGATTTGTTGGTTTCCAGGCGAACTTCAGCTTCGTCTAATTCAATTTCCTGTGCGTTTCCAAATGCTGTTACTGCGATTAGCAATAATGAAATAAATAAAGTTTTCATAATGTACGTTTTTTGAATGATGAATAATGATTTATTGATATCACTAAACTACATTCAAACAACAGATTCAATTGACTCAATGATCTGGAGCACAGTTTTCTGGAACTGAAGACTGGAAAAAAAGATCTAAGTTGAAAAGGAGGGTAAAGCAGAGTAAGATGAAAGAAACTAGTTGTTCACCGCTCTAAAATGATGTTTCGTAAGGCATTCTAAGCTATTGACAGCTTTATAGTTCGGAAATGGAAATTTTCTTTATTAATCAAGATCCATCATTGGACCTGATCTGAATATAGTAGCAGAAGTCATTCG from Christiangramia sp. OXR-203 harbors:
- a CDS encoding MBL fold metallo-hydrolase, which produces MKNVATLIAAGLLLVGCKDQGNEKNKMMNDTLAENNAEMSQTPFQETMDLKIEPISHATAVFKWGDKTFYTDPVGGVEAFKGIDRPDFILITDIHGDHMNAETLKAIGLDSVTVIVPQAVKDKLPEDLKAVYIVMNNGDSKELMGFNIQAIPMYNLPQSKDAMHVKGRGNGYIIENNGKRLYISGDTEDIPEMRNLKNIDVALVSMNLPYTMPVDRAAKGVLAFTPKKVIPYHYRGKNGLSDVEGFKKLVNEGNSDIDVELMNWYPERSK
- a CDS encoding NAD(P)-dependent alcohol dehydrogenase; protein product: MKNVKAYGAKRNDADLNMMEIERRDILANDVKIEIDYCGVCHSDIHQVRNDWGNSKYPVVPGHEIIGRVVEVGADVENFKQGDLVGVGCMVDSCQECKSCEDGLEQYCENGMTATYNGKDEHLGGHTFGGYSEMVVVREKFVLKVPENLDTKAVAPLLCAGITTWSPLRQWNVKKGDKVGVVGLGGLGHMGVKFAHALGAHVVMITTSPAKAEDAKSLGADEVLISKDEAEMKKHANSFDFILNTVPVGHDTNPYVALLKRDATMTLVGAIDEVDIHGGGLIMGRKRLAGSLIGGIKETQEMLDFCGEHNIVSDIEMIDMDSINTAFDRVVKSDVKYRFVIDMKSLKN
- a CDS encoding DUF1622 domain-containing protein, whose translation is MEHISLYIEYAAKFIEVTGVAVILLGTIVALFKYILAKQSKGVRSYKLLRQELGKAILLGLEILVAADIIATVVTKPTLDEVISLGIIVLIRTFLSFSIELEIEGRFPWQRKEKENRLDQEA
- the sucC gene encoding ADP-forming succinate--CoA ligase subunit beta — protein: MNIHEYQGKEILSSFGVRIQRGTVATNAKEAVDAAKALTEQTGTGWHVIKAQVHAGGRGKGGGVKLAKNLKEVEEIAGEIIGMNLVTPQTSAEGKKVHQVLVAEDVYYPGDSEPEEYYMSVLLNRATGRNMIMYSTEGGMDIETVAEETPDLIFTEEIDPSTGLLGFQARRIAFNLGLSGKAFKEMTKFVMSLYEAFEKSDSSLFEINPVLKTSDDKIMAVDAKVTLDDNALFRHKDYAEMRDVREENATEVEAREVGLNYVDLDGNVGCMVNGAGLAMATMDLIKQAGGEPANFLDVGGTADAKRVEEAFRLILKDDKVEAILVNIFGGIVRCDRVAQGIVDASKNMGDAMNVPIIVRLQGTNADIAKELIDNSGLKVYSAVQFQEAADKVQEVLS
- a CDS encoding GNAT family N-acetyltransferase, which produces MIMEILNWDKKYAEEFENMNLHWLNEFFYVEPHDEEVLGKPEKYIIEPGGKIFFVKKDKTIVACVALMKMEDDVFELTKMAVKPAFRGHKIGHFLIDHTIQFAKGSGWKKLIIYSNRKLENAIHLYRKYGFEEIPIEENNPYARGDIKMSLILS
- a CDS encoding PH domain-containing protein, translating into MSLLSSLLGNAGAIENSVIQEKYGKLLIDSEEVIAGFKIIRDTFIFTNKRLIIVDVQGLTGSKIEYFSVLYKSITRFSVETAGSFDLDAELKIWISGEQSPSISKKFNKKVDIYEVQKLLAEYTL
- the treA gene encoding alpha,alpha-trehalase TreA, with amino-acid sequence MNFRRYFKLCLLCLLIAFNSCKSSPDPVVVHDGKEITILPPAELYGNLFYDAQTRAIFEDSKTFVDANPKYSVGLIRQRYDMLEDTTVKGMKTFLDQHFSIPEADLHFKSDSLEIGMHIKSLWEVLKRPANDSISGTLIPLPNDYIVPGGRFREVYYWDSYFTMLGLQLDGENEVIRNMVENFAFLIDELGFIPNGNRTYYLGRSQPPFFSLMVDILADIEGEQVYAEFLDVLEQEHKFWMNGSKELKPGNATNRVVKLKDGTILNRYYDEFATPRPESYREDVETAEIALKTNPMLKKEDIYRDLRAGAESGWDYSSRWLVKNERNEFNLSSIQTTSILPVDLNSLLYQLERTISRAAKIAERKEMSATYAKLAEDRRQAIKNYFWDPKKEFFQDYNFEKQEFTGNLSLAAMYPLFFQIADEQQAGKVATRIKEDFLKPGGVVTTPYSTGQQWDAPNGWAPLQWVTIEGLRNYKHLELSEEIKTRWLDVNSAVYNRTYKMTEKYNVIDLSKESGGGEYPTQDGFGWTNGVYKKLSSEE